A genomic segment from Rhodothermus sp. encodes:
- a CDS encoding energy transducer TonB — protein MRTAHRQHERATYPLRMMASLAFTLGLVMLVVRLWPAPDRSASHTIIYRSLAPEVIALEEIMPTRQARPAPPPPVPPLPVVVPDEIPLEEAVINPDVNRLFLEETGTDPFAAEGALEGTLAAAPAFEVGPKPIRFVEPEYTRAARRARIRAEIVVEVQVSPTGQVLSAAIVERYLLTPHRQRVDTLGYGLEEAALAAARRWRFRPARVNKQPVSSFTRITFSFGQ, from the coding sequence ATGCGTACAGCCCATCGACAGCACGAACGCGCCACGTATCCGTTGCGCATGATGGCCAGCCTGGCCTTCACGCTGGGTTTGGTCATGCTGGTAGTGCGGCTGTGGCCGGCACCGGACCGATCGGCTTCTCACACCATAATTTATCGTAGCCTGGCCCCGGAGGTCATTGCCCTGGAAGAAATCATGCCCACCCGGCAGGCGCGTCCGGCCCCTCCCCCTCCTGTGCCTCCCCTGCCGGTCGTTGTGCCCGACGAAATTCCCCTGGAAGAGGCGGTCATCAATCCCGACGTCAATCGCCTGTTTCTTGAGGAAACGGGCACCGATCCTTTCGCAGCCGAAGGCGCCCTGGAGGGAACACTGGCTGCCGCACCGGCTTTTGAGGTAGGCCCTAAACCCATTCGCTTCGTCGAGCCGGAATACACCCGCGCCGCCCGACGCGCCCGCATCCGTGCCGAAATTGTCGTCGAAGTGCAGGTAAGCCCTACCGGTCAGGTGCTTTCAGCGGCGATCGTGGAACGTTATCTGCTGACGCCCCACCGTCAGCGCGTCGACACCCTGGGCTATGGCCTCGAAGAAGCAGCGCTGGCAGCGGCCCGACGCTGGCGCTTTCGACCGGCCCGCGTGAACAAACAACCTGTCTCCAGTTTTACACGCATTACGTTCAGCTTCGGCCAATGA
- the carA gene encoding glutamine-hydrolyzing carbamoyl-phosphate synthase small subunit, translating into MIPLLHPTPDPCKLALADGTVVTGIAIGHRGETGGELCFNTSMTGYQEIMTDPSYYGQIMMMTYPHIGNYGVMDIDMEAARPMVAGLVVRAFSHRYSNRLADGSLEAWMQRHELVGISGVDTRRLVRHIRTKGVMNAVISSIDLDDESLIEKARRLPSMNGLELASCVMTAQPYDFCSGSGPRIAVFDYGCKLNILRMFQARDCSVRVFPGYTPLNEVLAWEPDGLFFSNGPGDPRAMPQAIEQVRAAIRTGLPIFGICLGHQLMALALGFKVYKMYVGHRGANHPVKNLRTGRVEVTTQNHGFAVDAASVNPREAEVSHINLNDRTVEGLRFKAFAGLSVQYHPEASPGPHDSRYLFDEFLALVTAQRLAVAPQLVRA; encoded by the coding sequence ATGATACCCCTGCTGCACCCGACACCGGATCCCTGCAAACTGGCCCTGGCCGATGGCACCGTCGTTACCGGCATTGCTATCGGCCATCGTGGTGAGACGGGCGGGGAGCTGTGCTTCAACACCAGCATGACGGGCTATCAGGAAATCATGACTGATCCCTCCTACTACGGGCAGATCATGATGATGACCTACCCTCACATTGGGAACTACGGGGTGATGGACATCGATATGGAGGCAGCCCGTCCGATGGTTGCCGGCCTGGTGGTGCGGGCTTTCTCACACCGCTACTCGAACCGCCTGGCCGATGGCTCGCTGGAAGCCTGGATGCAACGCCATGAGCTGGTAGGCATTTCCGGTGTCGATACGCGACGATTGGTGCGGCATATTCGCACAAAGGGGGTCATGAACGCTGTGATTTCGTCGATCGATCTTGACGATGAAAGTCTGATTGAGAAAGCACGGCGTCTGCCTTCCATGAACGGGCTGGAGCTGGCTTCCTGTGTGATGACAGCGCAGCCCTATGACTTCTGCAGCGGATCTGGTCCTCGCATTGCCGTCTTTGACTACGGTTGCAAGCTGAACATTCTGCGCATGTTTCAGGCGAGGGACTGCTCGGTACGCGTTTTTCCAGGCTACACGCCGCTGAACGAGGTGCTGGCCTGGGAACCTGATGGGCTGTTTTTCTCGAACGGACCAGGCGATCCCCGGGCGATGCCACAGGCGATCGAACAGGTGCGGGCGGCGATCCGAACGGGCTTGCCCATCTTTGGCATCTGCCTGGGGCACCAGCTCATGGCGCTGGCGCTGGGCTTTAAGGTCTACAAGATGTATGTAGGACATCGTGGTGCCAACCATCCCGTTAAAAATCTGCGTACCGGGCGGGTCGAAGTAACGACGCAGAATCACGGCTTTGCTGTCGATGCCGCGTCGGTCAATCCGCGCGAGGCGGAGGTCTCGCACATTAACCTGAACGACCGGACTGTAGAAGGGCTGCGATTCAAGGCGTTTGCTGGCCTTTCCGTGCAGTACCATCCAGAAGCCTCGCCCGGCCCCCACGATAGCCGCTATCTCTTTGACGAATTTCTGGCGCTGGTAACTGCGCAGCGACTGGCTGTGGCACCTCAGCTGGTGCGCGCGTGA